In a single window of the Arachis hypogaea cultivar Tifrunner chromosome 6, arahy.Tifrunner.gnm2.J5K5, whole genome shotgun sequence genome:
- the LOC112754214 gene encoding uncharacterized protein: MRFKMMNPSISGRGAEPVYRDKVKGVHIFKKKYLKSKQKVEKKPKEKEIEWGKGLAQKREAEARMKELETEKDKPFARSKDDPELDNMLKDRLRWGDPMAHLVKRKKYPEPVLPDLGEGEKMKESGFVVPQDIPDHSWLKRGLDAAPNRYGIRSGRHWDGVDRSNGFEKEMFKRTNERQARDREAYLWSVSDM; encoded by the coding sequence ATGAGATTTAAAATGATGAATCCTTCAATCAGTGGGCGTGGTGCTGAACCAGTATATCGTGATAAAGTAAAAGGAGTACacattttcaagaaaaaatactTGAAgtcaaaacagaaagtagaaaAAAAGCCAAAGGAAAAGGAAATAGAATGGGGCAAGGGCTTGGCTCAGAAGAGGGAAGCTGAGGCTAGGATGAAGGAACTAGAAACCGAGAAGGACAAGCCTTTTGCACGCAGCAAGGACGATCCAGAACTTGACAACATGCTCAAGGATAGATTAAGATGGGGTGATCCTATGGCACATTTGGTAAAGAGGAAAAAATATCCAGAGCCTGTTCTTCCGGATTTGGGAGAAGGTGAGAAGATGAAAGAATCAGGTTTTGTTGTTCCACAAGATATTCCAGATCACAGCTGGTTAAAAAGAGGTTTAGATGCTGCACCAAATCGCTATGGGATAAGGTCGGGACGACATTGGGATGGAGTTGATCGTAGTAATGGTTTTGAGAAGGAAATGTTTAAGAGAACAAATGAGAGGCAAGCTCGAGATAGAGAAGCTTATCTTTGGTCTGTCTCTGATATGTGA